The genome window TCTCCAGGCGGCGCGCACCGAGCGATGCGACGCGACTCACGCGAGAGAGACCGGTTGACACGACGCGTCCTTATCCGCTTCGCGCTTTCCACAGCGAATTCGCCGATCGAGGCCACTCCCGTGCTCGGCGCGTGTAGCGCTTTCTCTACGTGTGCGGCCGCCGCTCGGGCCACGGCGCCAGCCAGGCAGCCACGCTGCCTCCCCCGCGGTGCCTTACAGGCGTCCCCCATACGTGTCCCCCACGGCACGTAGGGCCGCCTATAAGTGCTCCCCAACCGGACGCTGGGAATGCATCGTCGTGCGCAGGTACGCTTGTTTCTCATGTACTCCTACTCGCTTCGGGTGGCTAGCAGCGGCAGCTCGGGACTAGGCTTCGCGCTCGGCCGGTTCGGCGGTAGTGGACTCGCGGCGCCAGGCTTGGTGTTACCCGCAGCCGCTGCGTCCCGCGGGAGGAGCGTCTCCGCGACGTCGGCCGCCAACGCGCCGGTGCCCGGGGACCAGGGCGTGGGCATGGAGCAgcccaagcagcagcagccgccgccccgGCAGGAGGGGAAGAACGCCCGCGACGACATGCACAAGACCACCGGGTACGTACCCGAACACGCCGCGCCATGTTCCCGTGCCCTTTTTACGTATGGCTTGCAGTGGTTCACTCGTGTGTAGGGACGTGATGACCCACTCGTTCGGGGAGGGTTACTCGACGCGGTCGGACGAGGAGGGGTTCGGAGGGGTCTACGGAGGGAACGATCCCGTGGAGCACCCCGGCACCGAGATCCATCCGAGCCATCCCGGTACGTGCACACACGCTCTCATCTCGGTCAGAATGGTGGAGTTTGCGCGTGACGCTGAGCCGCTGAGGAGTGATACGGACTAACTGGCTGTGACCTTGTGCAGAGTACGACACGTCGCAGGGGTCGGAggtgaaggagaaggagaaggcgcGCAACCTCAAGGACGAGAAGCACGCCACCTAGGCGGAGATCAATCAGCCTTTGTTGCAGTCCTAGACTCCTAGTTATGTTTGCTTAGCGAACGTGGCGTTGCGAGCTAGTTCGCTTcttaatttcgaatttagtgTGCTGTTTTAAGGAGCATAATTAGCTGCTACCAGTCTGTTTACTGTCCTGCTGCTTCATGTACGATTAGTAATATATTTGCTATCTGCTATTATAGAAacagtttttatatttttatgtgtTTGATCATCCGTCTATGGATTTTTATAGGCTTAAAAGAGATAAGTGAAAACAATTTATTTAAGGAACCGTATTAATTTAATATCAGAGATGTTTCATTTAAGATTTAAGAAATCGTACGTGGCAATCTTTTATGATAATAGATTTCTACATGTGTTTTTTTAAACGGCCTGTCTCTGGAAATCCGATCGGATTTCGAATCAATATTTTGGCTCGAAGGTTGGTTCGTGGCACTCGATTCTGGGCCTCGGGCTTATATGTCTATACTATTTCACCATATAAGTACTCACTATAGAATTCGAGGCAGCCATCTGATGCTAACTTATCTTGTTGGCCTCAAATTAATCTGAGGCAGACCATGATAGCAGCCTCAAAAACTAAGCTGAGGCTAACAATGTTTGCTCCAATCTATTTTAAGAATCTGAGTCTAACACTCAGCCTCAATTTCTTCACTGAGGCAGACATCACAACTCCCCCTTTTTCCTTCTAAAATTCCCGCTATGTTCTTTCTTGCAATTCCCTTTCCCTCATCAcaacttctttttttccttttaaaattcCCGCTATATTCTTTCTTGCAATTCCCTTTCCCTCGCTTAgctcaaaaaaaattctctttcCCTCTGCAGCGACCGTAGTAAAAATCTGGGCGCGCAAAGGAAAACAAAGGCAGGAGGAAATCAAGCGATGCAGGGGAATAATAGCAGGGCATCCTCTCTATTTCACATCTCCACCGTCTCTAATTATATTCTTCTTATTTCGatcttttctctttattttctcttatttttaacgGGTTTTTTCTAAGGGATTCGTGAAGAGAATTTTTCGAGAGAATACTGTATTCGGAAGGAAATGATCTTGAGAATCTTTTTTGACAGGAACAGTGAAGAGAAATTCTCGTAGCGCTAAAGGGAACGAAAATAACTTTGTGAAAAAATTCTGAATCCTGACGAGAAATAGTTGGAGATAATCTTATCTTCTCCCAAAGTTCACTGTCGCTACCCATCCATAacatttagaaaatatattttacatgATTTGGTCCTATAAAAGATAATCTCTTTTATGATGATATATATTTACTTTCTCTTCTGTTTAATTTAgctattaaattaaaaaaaaatatggtatAGATAGAGTCtcgtataatatttttaatcaATGTCGTATAAAAATTGGTTAGCAACATCCAAACCGCCCTCCTATTGCACCTGTATCCAGACTCCACCATGGGCACTCGCCCCTAGCACCTCAGCCCTCACCACCACGGCCACCAAAGCCTTCCAACTCCCCTCCACGTCCCTACCCTGGCCGCGATCTGTGCCCACCTCACCACGGCGGTTCCCTGCCATGttcctgccgccggaccttgcACCTCCAACAGCAGCAGCACGCAGTCCACATCCCCATCGCCGGCTTCCTCCGTTGCTCTATCTACCATCTTTCCCTTGCAATCAAGCTTCCTCTTGGTTGTATATGTGGTAAATACGCAGGTCTGCTAAGGGTTGTGGTCTggattaggaaaaaaaatagggttCCTTGCATATCGAGAGCCTtgcaaaaatttgggaaaaaatatttgatttctCAAATTAAGACCTTGCAAATTGAAGTGCTTGTTGTTCTTTGATGCATATTGAGAGCTGCTGCACTTGGATGCTAGAGTATTTGCAAGTCGTTGCCTACGTGTGTTTGGAGGGCCAACATTTGTGTTCTGAAGTTCTTACGGCCTCTGAAATTGCTTATGCAACGGCAATCCTCTTCTACAAAAGGTTATTCCTTCTACTCCTAGTCTTACTctattgaatatttgtgcaGTTCGGACTTCGGAGATGATATGCTAGTGCTTTTTTGTATATTGCTGCTTGTGATTAGTGCTTTCAATTGGTTAGATCAAAGAAATTGCAGGTAGAGCTAGCTCATGTGAACTGTTCTTTTATTTTACTTTCTATATACAGCTCCCCAAAGGATAATGTGTCAAACGGCCGGTCAGATGAACTACTTGTGTACTTCCATTTACTGATATCTCAAATTAAGGCCTTGTAAATTTTTTTGGACAGGGAAGGGCCATGCAAATTGAAATGAATATTGTTGTTTATTGGATAAGTTGTGAGCTATTGCACCTAGAGGATGGTCTACCTGCGAGTTTCTGGATAGTAATCTGAGCCTTGTGTTCTGAAGTTCGAGCTTGCtctcaaaattattttctaCAACAGCAACATTCCTCTTCTGCAAAAGGTAATTTCTTCCAAGTTCTGGTCCAGTTCTATGCGGATATATGATGCTTTGACTTTGCATTATTGAATATGTTGATTGCAAATGTTcttggtatatatatatttaatgcaTTTTTTTTACAGATTACTACTATCTTTTATAATTGTCATGGACAAAAGCTGGATGAAAAAACCTAGTTAAATATTGTGTCATAAAATATTTTAGTACCGTTGAGAAGAGATATTGCATTGGAACATGTTTGTAATTTTAAATTCATGGCAACTGTAATAGGTGGACAGATGAGTATGAAAAAGGCTTGGCACAATTCATTCAATTCGCTTTCACGCGATCGGCACAAGATAACAAAATACTTCGTCCCTGCAAGAATTGTTCGAACTGCCATTGGCTTAATGCAGAATTAATCCGTGACCACCTAATATGTGAGGGATTCTTGAAAGGGTATGGTGCTGTATGTTCATATCACGGGAGTCATCCAGAACTAATGTTTGCATGGATTTGTACCAAGGATGCAAGATGTCAAAGCTTTAGTTTATTGTAAAATTGCTTCATCTAAAATTCCTTAATGGGTGGAGTAATAGTAGTTCTGATCAGCTCCTAGTGCTACTCAAAGAAACATTCCCCACAGATGTAAAGTTGCTGGACAACTTTGACGCAGCTACTAAAATTGTTAAAGCATTGATGTTCATTCTCAATGATTGTCTAActagatgagctagcaaaaaGACCAAATCGATGAGCTGAATGTAAATGTTGGCATTGATGTTCATTGTCTCAATGATTGTCTAACTAGGAAAGACACAAATGGAATAACTATTGATTTGACTGCAGGGTGTCTACGGTATGGTTGCATTCTTATTATTTCAATCCTCTATCATTGTTTTCAGTTTTGACTCTTCACCTGTGTGTCATTGTGGCAATCTTTTGATGTATTACTCATTCTTGTTAATTCAGGAAAATTAATGGTAGTGGCACATAGAAGAGAAGGAAGACAATCAGAAAATGATTACAAGCTGCAGCCTGTCAGTGGTCATTTTTTTTGTACCAGGTTAGTTTTGATACATTGTTGTACTAAAATTTATTCCTTTGTCTTTTTTGTAATTACATTTCCTGTTGTATCTTACTGATGTTTCTTCTAGTTACTGTATAACTTGGCATAAAATAGTTTAGACTCTAGAACTTAGGAGTAGTTCTAACAATACAATGCAATGATTAGGTGCTAGTTTTAGTCATGTGAAATTATGTGTCTCCCCATTGGACTCTTGCGTGCGTAATTCTGGTGCATCTTTGTAATCAAAACCACGTGCCTTATTGTCTTAAGTTTTGATTTGGCAATGCTGATTCTAGTCTATTCTATGCACCTAGCCTGGAGTTAGAATTGTTTAGGAGTAgtgctatttattttttaagcaTGGCACACTAGCTATAGATGATTTTTAGTCCGTTCAATGTAAAAATATAGATGTTGTAGACAAATTCTTTCTTCAGTTACATGTAGGTTATTTTTCACATGTATAATTCAATGCTTTAGAGTTGAGTTATTTGAATGGTCCATGTCATtatatttcttttgttattGAACAAGTTATGTCATTATATTTCTTATTGCCAAAACTTTCAGTCAGGCAGAATTGTTGGGCATGAAAAGAGTATTGCATGTTGTGTTTGTTGTTAGAAGAATTTGTTTTGactcaaacattttttttatctgtaGCTCTAATCGGACTTCTAATTCAAATCGCAGGCTGTCGAGCTTCTTTTGCAAAAGATTGCAAAGTTGTACGGATTGGCTATTGCAAGACTCCCATTAGCCACACCATTTGTGTACATGATTCATAGAAACTCACAAGAATGTTTCCTTTTGTGTTTGGATGGTCGATAGATGGCACCTTTTGTGTGTCAACAACTATTGAATGACACATCTTTTGTTTACTGTTGTTCGATGTACATTGCACTTTATTTTCCATGGATGATCTGTCACAGTTTATTGTTTTCATAGTTTATGTTATCAAGAGTCAAGATATTTGGATATTGTTGTATGATTTTGAGCAGCCATAATTGCCTCAGTGCGCTTGAGGCAGCAAGCTATAGGCTCGGTATACATAGAGCATCGAGGCAAAACCTATGTGCCTCAATGAGAATCTGAGGCTGACTCAGACTGCAGCAACACACTTATTTTGAGGTCAACTTCAGATGGTTGTATCAAAAGACCCCTTCTGAGGTAGGGGTATTTAAGGCAGGTCGTGTTAGTCTTAATGTCATTTAAGGCTGTAttagctagtttttttaagtaaaaaGCTAGCCTCTAATTCTCTATCGTGTTGTAGTGATTAGTGATATTAATGTCATACGTAattgtttattttttctatctgaAATTTCAAATGGTtctttggacatctaaatgatattaaatgaaaaggtttttaactataaagttgtagatcgttACAATTttctttatgaatttttaaagatcGGATAGCATATATTGTGAGAGGTGGTTCAATAGATGGTTAATACATAAGAAAGTGCTTATggtaataattttatttttaaaaacggTTCACATAATAAATCGTCTATATGTTCACATAAAGAACTGTCTGTAGTAATCATTCTATTTAAAGAGTCGGTTGTCGTAAGCAGCCGTTTGTGAAATTTTGTTTTCATAAGTGGTCTGAAACTGTAGGGATCTATTCAGACAGTTTATCATATGAGTTGCCTGTAAAAAGACATTTGAATatctgaaaaataattttttaagtagtgatcGG of Phragmites australis chromosome 3, lpPhrAust1.1, whole genome shotgun sequence contains these proteins:
- the LOC133911223 gene encoding uncharacterized protein LOC133911223 isoform X1 — translated: MHRRAQVRLFLMYSYSLRVASSGSSGLGFALGRFGGSGLAAPGLVLPAAAASRGRSVSATSAANAPVPGDQGVGMEQPKQQQPPPRQEGKNARDDMHKTTGGSLVCRDVMTHSFGEGYSTRSDEEGFGGVYGGNDPVEHPGTEIHPSHPEYDTSQGSEVKEKEKARNLKDEKHAT
- the LOC133911223 gene encoding uncharacterized protein LOC133911223 isoform X2, encoding MHRRAQVRLFLMYSYSLRVASSGSSGLGFALGRFGGSGLAAPGLVLPAAAASRGRSVSATSAANAPVPGDQGVGMEQPKQQQPPPRQEGKNARDDMHKTTGDVMTHSFGEGYSTRSDEEGFGGVYGGNDPVEHPGTEIHPSHPEYDTSQGSEVKEKEKARNLKDEKHAT